Proteins found in one Micromonospora sp. WMMD1082 genomic segment:
- a CDS encoding cold-shock protein → MAQGTVKWFNAEKGYGFIAVDGGQDVFVHFSAIEMDGYKALDDGQRVEFEIAQGQKGPQAERVRVIA, encoded by the coding sequence GTGGCACAGGGCACCGTGAAGTGGTTCAACGCCGAAAAGGGCTACGGCTTCATCGCCGTCGACGGCGGGCAGGACGTCTTCGTCCACTTCTCCGCGATCGAGATGGACGGCTACAAGGCGCTGGACGACGGCCAGCGAGTGGAGTTCGAGATCGCCCAGGGCCAGAAGGGCCCGCAGGCCGAGCGGGTACGCGTCATCGCCTGA
- a CDS encoding GNAT family N-acetyltransferase: MTSATGGTGVRQAAIRRVEPADAARMRALRLEMLADAPLAFLETIAEAAARPHAEYAARIALVSAGADTAQFVADPGGRLVGHAGGTVHPTEPKVTVLYAVYITPAWRGTGLLADLVAGVAAWSRACGRDELMLEVVVGNDRAYRAYQRLGFVDTGVRAPHPTIPALQELHMRRPA, encoded by the coding sequence ATGACGAGTGCCACCGGCGGGACCGGCGTGCGGCAGGCCGCCATCCGCAGGGTCGAGCCGGCCGACGCCGCCCGGATGCGCGCGCTGCGGCTGGAGATGCTCGCCGACGCACCGCTGGCGTTCCTGGAGACGATCGCCGAGGCGGCGGCCCGCCCGCACGCCGAGTACGCGGCCCGGATCGCCCTGGTCTCGGCCGGCGCCGACACGGCGCAGTTCGTGGCGGACCCGGGCGGCCGCCTGGTCGGGCACGCCGGCGGGACCGTGCACCCGACCGAGCCGAAGGTGACCGTGCTCTACGCGGTCTACATCACCCCCGCCTGGCGCGGCACCGGCCTGCTCGCGGATCTGGTTGCCGGGGTCGCCGCCTGGTCACGCGCCTGCGGGCGGGACGAACTGATGCTCGAAGTGGTGGTGGGCAACGATCGCGCCTACCGGGCCTACCAGCGCCTGGGCTTCGTCGACACCGGCGTCCGCGCCCCCCACCCCACCATCCCCGCCCTCCAAGAACTCCACATGCGCCGCCCAGCCTGA